The following proteins come from a genomic window of Chelmon rostratus isolate fCheRos1 chromosome 23, fCheRos1.pri, whole genome shotgun sequence:
- the LOC121626240 gene encoding protein phosphatase methylesterase 1-like has product MWEESFDTEHEVGGKQDYSPVSWREYFEQMEDVNVGPADSGDVFRIYKAGSDGPLLVLLHGGGHSALSWAVFTTAIASRVTCRVLAMDLRGHGATLVRQSDDFSTQTMSSDVANVIQACYGETPPPIILIGHGVGGAIAVHTASNMLLPTTAGLVAIDVVEGSAMEALHSIQNFLKGRPKSFKSMDHAIEWSVKSGQIRNLESARVSMVGQIKRCEVEEVDSLEQASPVTDVVVERNEEFYDQSYVNDKENAASESVYKWRIDLSKSEKYWDGWFRGTSNLFLACNLPKLLLLAGIDRLDRDLTIGQMQGKFMMQVLPPCGHAVQEDKPDKVAEAVASFLLRHKFAEARRETKSSNSVTR; this is encoded by the exons ATGTGGGAGGAGAGCTTCGATACAGAGCA TGAGGTTGGCGGTAAGCAAGATTACTCGCCGGTGTCCTGGCGGGAATATTTTGAACAAATGGAGGATGTGAACGTGGGGCCGGCGGACAGCGGGGACGTCTTCAGGATTTATAAAGCTGGAAGTGACGGACCcctgctggttctgctgcatgGAGGGGGACACTCTGCCCTGTCCTGGGCCGTCTTTACT aCAGCCATCGCCAGCAGAGTGACCTGCAGGGTACTTGCCATGGATCTCAGGGGTCACG GTGCCACCCTGGTTCGCCAATCAGACGACTTCTCAACTCAAACTATGTCCAG CGATGTAGCCAATGTGATTCAAGCCTGCTATGGTGAGACTCCTCCCCCCATCATCCTGATTGGCCACGGTGTTGGCGGGGCGATCGCAGTGCATACAGCCAGCAACATGCTGCTACCGACCACTGCGGGCCTGGTGGCTATAGACGTCGTGGAGG GCAGTGCAATGGAAGCACTCCACAGCATACAGAACTTCCTGAAGGGAAGACCCAAGTCCTTCAAGTCCATGGACCACGCAATAGAATGGAG CGTCAAGAGCGGACAAATCAGGAACCTGGAATCTGCCAGAGTCTCAATGGTTGGTCAGATCAAAAG atgtgaggtggaggaagtggaCTCTCTGGAGCAGGCCAGCCCGGTGACAGACGTGGTCGTCGAGCGCAACGAAGAATTCTATGATCAGAGCTACGTCAACGACAAAGAAAACGCTGCCTCAGAG AGTGTGTACAAATGGCGTATAGACCTGTCAAAGTCAGAAAAGTATTGGGACGGTTGGTTTCGAGGAACCTCCAACCTCTTCCTGGCTTGCAACCTGCCCAAACTCCTGCTGCTGGCCG GAATCGACCGACTGGACCGAGATCTGACTATCGGCCAGATGCAAG gTAAATTCATGATGCAGGTGCTGCCCCCCTGTGGCCACGCAGTGCAAGAAGACAAACCAGACAAA gtggCTGAAGCTGTGGCCTCCTTCCTGCTGAGACACAAGTTTGCAGAAGCCAGAAGAGAAACCAAGAG ctccaaCTCTGTCACACGATGA
- the LOC121626239 gene encoding toll-like receptor 13: protein MLHLTWNQKNSQQHDEPPFSNLPNLRQLVLKVYDTYYMEILPDLLRGLKSLEYFRSEKFFTKSLHPDTFKYTPQLKGLQIIHSELSALTPELFWPIPNLQVLDLSYNRIRSLDFLARANLPALTWIKLSNNMLSVINVTAFQSLPALTYLDLTGNPLTCECSNSGFSQWLQSNNQTQVVNGHQFTCAFPVSQQGNKFLDFDISSCWMDASFVCFISSAGLIVFTLLTSFIYHFLRWHLAYTYYLFLAFLYDKKRSKDTPHQYDAFVSYNIHDEEWVYREMLPVLEGEQGWKLCLHHRDFEPGKPIVENITEAIYGSWKTICVISRHYLQSEWCSKEIQMASFRLFDEQKDVLILLFLEDIPAYQLSPYYQLRSLVKRCTYLSWPQASQHAGVFWQNVRQALEGVERPDERTHLLAGHPGFNQ, encoded by the exons ATGCTACATCTTACTTGGAACCAGAAGAACTCTCAACAACATGATGAGCCGCCGTTCTCAAATTTACCCAACTTGAGGCAGCTTGTACTCAAAGTTTACGACACGTATTATATGGAAATTTTGCCAGATCTGCTCAGAGGTCTGAAATCTTTAGAGTACTTCAGGTCGGAGAAATTCTTCACAAAGTCATTGCACCcagacacatttaaatacaCTCCCCAACTTAAAGGTCTTCAGATAATCCACAGTGAGCTGTCAGCTTTAACCCCTGAACTGTTCTGGCCCATCCCAAACCTACAGGTACTCGATCTCTCCTACAATAGAATCAGGTCTTTGGATTTTCTGGCCAGGGCCAACCTGCCAGCTCTCACCTGGATAAAACTCAGTAACAATATGTTGTCAGTCATCAACGTGACAGCCTTCCAATCCCTCCCTGCCTTGACATATCTGGATCTGACTGGTAACCCGTTAACATGTGAATGCTCTAATTCTGGCTTTAGCCAGTGGCTGCAGAGCAACAACCAGACACAGGTTGTTAATGGCCACCAGTTCACTTGTGCCTTTCCAGTTAGCCAACAGGGAAACAAGTTCTTGGACTTTGACATCAGTTCCTGTTGGATGGACGCTAGCTTTGTCTGCTTCATTTCTAGCGCTGGTCTGATTGTGTTTACTCTCCTCACATCCTTCATCTACCACTTCCTGAGGTGGCACCTAGCCTATACCTACTACCTCTTCCTGGCCTTCCTCTATGATAAGAAGAGAAGCAAAGACACTCCTCACCAATACGATGCTTTCGTCTCCTACAATATTCATGATGAGGAGTGGGTCTACAGAGAGATGCTTCCGGTGCTGGAGGGGGAGCAAGGCTGGAAACTCTGTCTGCACCACAGGGACTTTGAACCAG GGAAGCCCATAGTAGAGAACATTACAGAGGCCATCTACGGCAGCTGGAAGACCATCTGTGTGATCAGCCGACACTACCTGCAGAGCGAGTGGTGCTCCAAAGAGATCCAGATGGCCAG ctttCGTCTGTTTGATGAGCAGAAGGACGTGCTGATCCTGCTGTTCCTGGAGGACATCCCAGCCTATCAGCTGTCTCCGTACTACCAGCTGAGGAGCCTGGTAAAGAGATGCACCTACCTGAGCTGGCCACAAGCCAGCCAACACGCCGGAGTCTTCTGGCAGAACGTACGTCAAGCTCTGGAGGGAGTCGAACGTCCGGATGAGCGCACACACCTCCTCGCTGGACATCCAGGCTTCAATCAGTGA
- the LOC121626701 gene encoding protein phosphatase 1K, mitochondrial-like, with protein sequence MSSAVLLSLLRSARSTFTRQTFLTARSSSETSTASGQVGGPSFGVRRASGAVRFDSDASGRPVTWDSFGIWDNRIEEPILLPSSIRYGKPIPQVSLSRVGSASVLGLREQNEDRLRIGRIHDNLLYFAVFDGHGGPHAADYCYTFMEKFIREALEEDDDLETVLKKAFLNADKALHTHLSYFNNASFLTAGTTATVAMLRDGVELVVGSVGDSRAMLCRKGRANKLSKDHTPDRKDERHRIQSFGGFVTWNSVGQANVNGRLAMTRSIGDFHLKTSGVIAEPDTQRLTVQHANDSFLALTTDGINFLLSDQEICDVINQCQDPTEAADVIAQQALQYGSEDNATIIVVPFGAWGKHQTSTTVYSMSRNFASSGRWA encoded by the exons ATGTCGTCTGCAGTGCTGCTCAGTCTGCTGCGGTCAGCTCGCTCCACCTTCACCAGGCAGACCTTCCTCACCGCGCGCTCCTCATCAGAAACCTCCACAGCGTCCGGACAG GTGGGCGGGCCGTCGTTCGGCGTGCGACGGGCCAGCGGGGCGGTCCGCTTCGACAGCGACGCCAGCGGCCGGCCGGTCACCTGGGACTCATTCGGTATCTGGGACAACAGGATAGAAGAACCGATACTGCTGCCCTCCAGCATCAGATACGGAAAACCCATCCCACAG GTCAGTCTCTCGCGGGTCGGCAGCGCGTCTGTTTTGGGCCTCAGGGAGCAGAACGAGGACCGCCTCCGAATCGGCCGTATCCATGACAACCTGCTGTACTTCGCCGTGTTCGATGGCCACGGCGGCCCGCACGCAGCCGATTACTGCTACACCTTTATGGAGAAGTTCATCAG AGAAGCTTTGGAGGAGGACGACGATCTGGAGACGGTTTTAAAGAAGGCCTTTTTAAATGCTGACAAGGCTCTACACACACATCTCAGCTACTTCAACAacg CCTCCTTCCTGACAGCCGGCACCACGGCGACGGTTGCCATGCTACGTGACGGGGTGGAGCTGGTGGTGGGCAGCGTTGGCGACAGCCGGGCGATGCTGTGCAGGAAGGGACGAGCCAACAAGCTGAGCAAAGATCACACACCTGACCGCAAGGACGAGAGGCACCG GATCCAGAGCTTCGGCGGCTTCGTCACGTGGAACAGCGTCGGTCAGGCTAACGTTAACGGACGGCTCGCCATGACTCGCAGCATCGGAGACTTCCACCTGAAGACCAGCGGCGTCATCGCTGAGCCAGACACTCAGCGACTCACT GTCCAGCACGCCAACGACTCCTTCCTGGCTCTGACCACCGACGGCATCAACTTCCTGCTGAGTGACCAGGAgatctgtgatgtcatcaaccAGTGCCAAGATCCCACAGAGGCTGCTGATGTCATCGCTCAGCAG gcGCTGCAGTACGGCTCCGAGGACAACGCCACCATCATCGTCGTGCCATTCGGAGCGTGGGGGAAACATCAGACCTCCACCACCGTCTACAGCATGAGCAGAAACTTCGCTTCAAGCGGGAGATGGGCGTAG